From the genome of Papaver somniferum cultivar HN1 chromosome 2, ASM357369v1, whole genome shotgun sequence, one region includes:
- the LOC113349490 gene encoding uncharacterized protein LOC113349490 encodes MADKASRSLIIYGDGLVKQISSSHIHLHDLVSRGCSGFLSLTQSPNAESEDERVVRELAQLLDAYDAYIMKKGGSSPDCSKESSVSTISDRFMGLRAAIVSEDSNVKSFGRYLGFTVLEFDDLTKYKSSFDEPPASELLKLLGFQGGKTSETSEFDLVCVHVGCGEKVNILKEEVVGNEVDLINSLVGGILQTAQPGSEIASRLHLSVVMSYGSSVDDEDSSLLHLNSQKKNSSLSLLCPRQSYTMKGANLINNIRHYCPMLITQWQEAVTRKDMAERFSFQDIKEKGGNLAIPADRFLHEVAFKLWKAPKYGA; translated from the exons atggcgGACAAAGCAAGTAGAAGTTTGATAATATATGGTGATGGATTAGTTAAACAAATCTCATCATCACACATTCATCTTCATGATCTCGTTTCTCGAGGTTGCTCTGGATTCTTATCTCTCACCCAATCCCCTAATGCAG AAAGTGAGGATGAGAGAGTGGTTAGGGAGTTGGCACAATTGTTAGATGCTTATGATGCTTACATAATGAAG AAAGGAGGAAGTTCTCCGGACTGCTCAAAAGAGTCCTCGGTGTCTACCATATCAGACAG ATTTATGGGATTGAGAGCTGCTATTGTATCAGAAGATTCAAATGTGAAGTCTTTTGGAAGATATCTTGGTTTCACTGTATTGGAATTTGACGACTTGACTAAGTACAAATCTTCTTTTGATGAACCACCAGCCTCTGAGTTGCTGAAATTGCTAGGCTTTCAAGGAGGCAAGACATCAGAAACAAGCGAGTTTGATTTAGTGTGTGTGCACGTTGGATGCGGTGAGAAGGTGAATATCCTGAAAGAAGAGGTTGTTGGGAATGAGGTAGATTTGATCAATTCGTTGGTTGGTGGGATATTGCAAACAGCGCAACCTGGATCAGAAATCGCTTCTCGTTTACACTTATCTGTAGTGATGAGCTATGGATCGTCAGTAGACGATGAGGATAGCAGTTTGTTACATTTGAACTCACAAAAGAAGAACTCAAGTCTTTCCTTGCTTTGCCCTCGTCAAAGTTACACCATGAAAGGAGCTAATCTAATAAATAACATCAG GCATTATTGTCCGATGCTAATCACACAATGGCAGGAAGCCGTCACCCGGAAAGATATGGCAGAGAGGTTTTCTTTCCAAGATATTAAGGAG AAAGGAGGGAATCTCGCCATACCAGCGGATCGGTTTCTGCATGAGGTTGCATTCAAGCTCTGGAAGGCCCCAAAATATGGAGCATGA
- the LOC113352280 gene encoding uncharacterized protein LOC113352280, which produces MMFLQLKHFTKSTRVELVLLILANLNASVSFYRPLKKKAYDIQDIFELDYGIELTYHQAYSGLEYGKEVLWGDDIKSYSDFTWYVDVVKKYNPGSEVVLEVDKVSKKFERFFISFDASIHGFNNYCRPMIILDATFLVGKYKGALLVVIGKNANQGIFSLAFGIASCEDKPNWV; this is translated from the exons ATGATGTTTTTACAATTAAAACATTTCACTAAGAGCACACGTGTGGAGCTGGTACTACTGATTCTCGCAAATTTAAATGCAAGCGTAAGTTTTTACAGACCACTCAAGAAAAAAGCTTATGATATACAAGATATTTTTGAATTAGATTATGGCATAGAGTTAACATATCATCAAGCTTATTCTGGACTTGAATATGGAAAGGAAGTTTTGTGGGGAGATGATATAAAGTCATATTCAGACTTTACATGGTATGTAGATGTTGTCAAGAAATACAATCCTGGTAGTGAAGTTGTTCTTGAAGTTGATAAAGTTTCTAAGAAGTTTGAGAGATTTTTTATATCTTTTGATGCAAGTATACATGGCTTTAACAACTACTGTCGTCCTATGATAATCCTTGATGCCACTTTTCTTGTTGGGAAATACAAAGGTGCCTTACTGGTAGTTATTGGGAAGAATGCTAATCAAG GAATTTTTTCATTAGCTTTTGGTATAGCGTCATGCGAGGATAAACCAAATTGGGTATAG